The bacterium region CCGCCCCGAGGAATCGTGCACGATCACCACCGCATCGTAGGTGACCACGTTCTGGACGACCGTGGGATTCACCCGCACCTGCTGCACGGTGCCGGCGAACACCACGTTCGGGAACGCCGTGACGGAGATGTGCGCCGCTTCCCCATCGCGCACGTTGCCGACGTCTGCCTCGTCGACGGAGGTGTCCACCTGCATGTCCGTCAGATTGGTGGCCAGCGTGAAGAGGGTTGGGGTCTGAAAGGACGCCGCCACGGTCTGCCCCACGCTGACGTTCCGCGCCATCACCACCCCGTCGATCGGGCTGGTGATGATCGTCCGGGAAAGGTTGTACTGTGCCTGTTGCAGCTGCGCGGCTGAGGACGCGATCTGGTGCTGCGACGTCGCGGCCTGCGCCTGCGAGGTCGTCACCTGCGTCTGCGCGGTCCGCACCTGGCTCGCCGCCGCGTCGACCTGGGCCTGCGCGACGCCGACCGCGGCCTCGGCGGCACGCGTGTCTTCGGCGTTGGTCGCGGCCGCGGTGCGGTCCGTATCCATCTGGTTCTGGGGGATGAACCCCTGCTGGAGCAGCGACGCGTCGCGGCTCACGGTCAGGGCGGAGAGGGTGACCTGCGCCCGGGCCTTCGTCACGTTCGCCTGGGCGCTCCGGAGATTCGCCTGCGCTTGCCGGAGGTTCGCCGCCGCCGTCTGCACCGCGTCCCGGGCCTGCTGGATCGCGCTTTGCGTCGAGGCGGCGGTGGACTGTGCCGCCGCCAGGTTGGCGCTCGACTGCTCCATGGCCGCCTGGAATGTGGTCGGGTCGAGGGTCGCCAGTACCTCCCCCTTGGTGACCTTTGAGTTGTAGTCCACGTTGAGCGTGGCGATGGTCCCGGACACCTGGCTGCCGACCTGGACCTGCGTCACGGGGTTGACCGTGCCCGTCTCGTTGACCGTCGCCGCGATGTCCGCGTAGCCCACGGGGCGCGTGATGTAGCGCACGGTGGCGCGGCGGACGGTGAGGCGTTGGTACCCCCAGACCGCCCCGCCGATGAGCGCGATGATGACGATGGCGGTGAGGACCGCACGGCGGCCGCGTCCGGATGTGTGTGTCATTGACTGCCTCCTAGGGTGCTGCCCTGAATCGGCATCCCCACCGCGTGCTGCAGGGTCGCCAGCGCGGTCTGGTACGTATACTGGGCGGTGACGGCATTGACGTCGGCCTGCGCCGCCGTCGCCCGCGCCGTGATCACCTCGACGATCGTCCCGACCCCTGTGCGGTAGCGGCCCTCGGCAACGCGCAGCGCCTCATCGGCCGCGTCCCGCGCCACCTGCGTGGCCGTCACTGCCGCGCTGTCCTGCACGGCGGCCAAATACGATTGGTAGGCGTCCTGCCGGACCGACAGGCGGGCCGCGGTGAGCTGTGCCTGGGCGCTGAGCAGGGTGGCCTCCGCCCCAGCGATTTCGGCCTTGCCTTTGCCCGCGTCATACAGCGGCAGGCTCACGGTGGCCGTCACGCCGTAGGACGTCGAGTTATTGAGCACCGGGCTCGTGCTGAACGGCGTGTAGGTTGCGCCTACCCCGACGTCCACCTGGGGACCCGCGGACACGTGCGCCAGATCCAGGGCGGCTTGATTGGACGCGACGGCCGCCTGCGCCTTGGCCACCTCCGGGCGGTTCGCCTCGGCCGAAGTCATCACCGCGTCGGCCGACACCGTCACCGCCAGCGGCGGGGGCGGCGGGGGCTGCACCTCGACCGGCGTGGCCGCGTCCATGCCGATCGCCCCCTGGAGGCCGGCTTTCGAGGTGGCGATCTGGGAGCGCGCCTGCAGGAGGTTCACCTGCGCCTGCGCCACCTGCGCCTGCACCTGGATCACGTCGGACTGCGCGGCGACCCCAGCCCGGACCTGGGCCTGGGAGAGCGCGAGTTGAGCCTGCGCCTGCGCGAGCAGCGCCTCCTGGACCGTGGTGAGCTGTTCCGCCTGCAACACGCTGAAGAAGGCCGTGGCCACCGACAGCGCGGTATCTTGCGTCGTCTGGCGCAGCGCGGCTTCGGCGGAGGACAGCGCGGCGCGGGCGGTCTCCACGGCCGCCCGCGTGCGGCCGCCGTCGTACAGCGGCAGGTTGGCGGTGAGGGAGACCGACCCGGTCCCGCTGAGATTCCCCGGAGCCGACGACGACCCCGACGCAAATGTTCCCCCGGTCGCGCTCCCGTATGTCCCCGTGCCGTCCGCCGACACCGTGGGCGCAAACCCTGCCTGGGCGACCACGATGCCCTGCTGGGCCGCCGCGACCGCCTGCTGCGCCGCCGTCACCTGGGGGTTGCGCGTCAAGGCCTCCTGCAGGGCCTGCGCCAGCGTGAGCCCCGACGTTGCAGGCGAACCCGGCTGGGCGGCCAGTCCAGCCTGTGGGCCGAGCGCCAAGCACGCGCCCAACGCGACGACTCCTATGATCGATACAACGGATCGCTGGGTCATGACCCCTCCTGAGCGTGTTTGGGGAGCGTCACCGTGAAGACGCTGCCGGTCCCCGGCGCGCTCTCCACTCCGACCTGCCCGCCGTGCGCTTCGACGAGCGACTTCACGATCGCCAAACCCATCCCGGTACCCCCACTGGTTCGGGTGCGCGATTCATCCGCCCGATAGAAGTGATCGAAGATATGCGCGAGGTCCTCGGCGCGGATCCCGCTGCCGGTGTCGGAGACCACCAGGTGAATTCCTTCCCCGTTGCCGTCCCGCAGCCCGATGCGCACCTCCCCACCCGCCGGGGTATGGCGCAGCGCGTTTTCCACCAGGTTCTGCACCACCTGCCGCAGGCGGTCGGGGTCGGCCTGGATCTCCGGCAGGGGTCCCGGCACCTCAATCCGCAGGGCGATGGTCCGCTCGTCGGCGAGCGGCGCGAGGGCTTCCACGGTTTCCCGCACCACCCCGCCGACGTCGGTCGTCCGGCGGTGCAGCTCCAGCTGGCCCGCCTGGGCCAGCGATAGATCGCGCAGATCCGTGATGAGGCGTTTGAGCAGCACCGCCTGGCTGTGCAGACCCGCGATCCGCTCGGGGGTCGGCTCGATGACATGGTCCAGCATCCCTTCGAGCGTCCCCTGAATCACCGAGAGCGGCGTGCGCAGCTCATGGGCGATCCCGGCGAAAAGGCGCCGGCGCTGTGTCTCCTGCTCGGCGAGTTGAGAGGCCATCCGGTTGAACGCATGGCCCAACTCCGCGAGCTCGTCCCGGCCGGTCACCGGCACGAGCGGCGGAACCCCGCCCCCCGCGATGACCCGGGTCGCCTGCGTCAAGATGACCACCGGCTTCACGATGCGGCTGCCCAGCCACAGCGCCACCAGGACGCCCACCCCGGAGGCCACGAGCGTGCCGCCCCAGATCGCGTTTCGGAAGCGGCTCTCGAACAGGATCTCCCGCGGCCCGAATGGCCGCCGTGGGCCCGAGGCGGGCTCCGGCGACACGGCCGCGCCTCCCGCCGCGGAGAGGCCGCGGCCGCGCTCCTGGTCCCGCTCGACGTACTGCCGGAAGATCAACCGGGCCTGGTAGCTGGCAAAGGTGGCGGTCAGCACGGTCGTGAGCAGCGCCGTTCCAATGAACGCCGCGCTGAGTCTCGCCCTCACGCTACGCATGGCGATC contains the following coding sequences:
- a CDS encoding HAMP domain-containing sensor histidine kinase, coding for MRSVRARLSAAFIGTALLTTVLTATFASYQARLIFRQYVERDQERGRGLSAAGGAAVSPEPASGPRRPFGPREILFESRFRNAIWGGTLVASGVGVLVALWLGSRIVKPVVILTQATRVIAGGGVPPLVPVTGRDELAELGHAFNRMASQLAEQETQRRRLFAGIAHELRTPLSVIQGTLEGMLDHVIEPTPERIAGLHSQAVLLKRLITDLRDLSLAQAGQLELHRRTTDVGGVVRETVEALAPLADERTIALRIEVPGPLPEIQADPDRLRQVVQNLVENALRHTPAGGEVRIGLRDGNGEGIHLVVSDTGSGIRAEDLAHIFDHFYRADESRTRTSGGTGMGLAIVKSLVEAHGGQVGVESAPGTGSVFTVTLPKHAQEGS
- a CDS encoding TolC family protein gives rise to the protein MTQRSVVSIIGVVALGACLALGPQAGLAAQPGSPATSGLTLAQALQEALTRNPQVTAAQQAVAAAQQGIVVAQAGFAPTVSADGTGTYGSATGGTFASGSSSAPGNLSGTGSVSLTANLPLYDGGRTRAAVETARAALSSAEAALRQTTQDTALSVATAFFSVLQAEQLTTVQEALLAQAQAQLALSQAQVRAGVAAQSDVIQVQAQVAQAQVNLLQARSQIATSKAGLQGAIGMDAATPVEVQPPPPPPLAVTVSADAVMTSAEANRPEVAKAQAAVASNQAALDLAHVSAGPQVDVGVGATYTPFSTSPVLNNSTSYGVTATVSLPLYDAGKGKAEIAGAEATLLSAQAQLTAARLSVRQDAYQSYLAAVQDSAAVTATQVARDAADEALRVAEGRYRTGVGTIVEVITARATAAQADVNAVTAQYTYQTALATLQHAVGMPIQGSTLGGSQ
- a CDS encoding efflux RND transporter periplasmic adaptor subunit, encoding MTHTSGRGRRAVLTAIVIIALIGGAVWGYQRLTVRRATVRYITRPVGYADIAATVNETGTVNPVTQVQVGSQVSGTIATLNVDYNSKVTKGEVLATLDPTTFQAAMEQSSANLAAAQSTAASTQSAIQQARDAVQTAAANLRQAQANLRSAQANVTKARAQVTLSALTVSRDASLLQQGFIPQNQMDTDRTAAATNAEDTRAAEAAVGVAQAQVDAAASQVRTAQTQVTTSQAQAATSQHQIASSAAQLQQAQYNLSRTIITSPIDGVVMARNVSVGQTVAASFQTPTLFTLATNLTDMQVDTSVDEADVGNVRDGEAAHISVTAFPNVVFAGTVQQVRVNPTVVQNVVTYDAVVIVHDSSGRLLPGMTAQITIDIAKRTHVLAVPLAALLYRPLRAAGAPPAAPSGGFAPSGAAPAATPVAGAPGSQVTVWALRNGRPSPVSVVIGLSDGQNVEITKGTLRAGDAVIIAQVRGGARGGQTPGGGSGGGRVGP